The Chryseobacterium indologenes genomic sequence TCTGGATTGTATTAAAAATTCTAATGATTTCTTATCCAATAATGGGAGGTCACAGGCTACAACGAGCCATGCTTTATCTCTCTGAGCTCTTAACGCCGAAAGAATACCTCCAAAAGGGCCCATATTAAGAAAAGTGTCGGGAAGGGCATTGTAGTGCGAATCAAAATTTTCCAACTGATCCTGCCTGCAGGAAATAAAAACCTCATTACAAAATGGTGCTAGCAAATCGGCAGCAAAGTACCGCTGTTCCTTACCATGCCAGTTTAGCTTATCTTTAGCGGTTCCCATTCTGCTGCTTTTTCCACCTGCGAGAACCAGCCCGTTGAGTGGAGGTATCATTTTATGCTCTTCTGAAATCATTTTTTCCGCCGCTTTTTTCTATTAACTTAATCTCTTTGATCACAATATCGTGACTCAATGCCTTACACATATCATAAATAGTCAAGGCCGCTACAGAAGCTCCGGTGAGGGCTTCCATTTCTACTCCTGTTTTAGATTCAATGTTTGTGGAGCATTCAATAACAATTTCATTATTTTCATTCAGTTCTATCTGCAAATTACAATGATCAAGCCCGATAGGATGGCAAAGAGGAATAAGTTCACTTGTTTTTTTAGCTCCCATTATTCCGGCAATGATTGCGATCTGAAAAACAGAACCTTTTTTGGTGGTAAAGTCGTCTTTTTGTAATGCCTCCAAAACAGCATCAGGCAAAGAAATAATAGCTTGTGCCACTGCTTTTCTGCGGGTAACTTTTTTGTCTCCGATATCTACAATAGCAGGCTGACCGTTTTTATTAAGATGGGTAAATTCTGACATATATTTTGTTTTTGTCATCAGCACAAAATCATTTATTCGTGCATTCCTGATAATTTTTATTTTCGATTAAAGTATTTTTCTTTTTATTTGCCCTTCATCCACGAATACTATTCCTACGCTTATCAATGATTTCGAATAAGAGATTTATTTTAATTTGAGCATTCGTAGCAGTATTGTCATTATCATCGAGTGTTTTAAGGTGTCAGAAACACCAATGTTTCGTTTTAATTTGTGACACTTCAGTTTACAGATTGTATCTCCATATTTTGTAGACATCACCTTTTTTGAAAATATTTTGCTCCAGAGGCAATTCAATGAAAGCATCGGTGTCCGCCAGATGAGAGAAATCACCGGATCCGTTTGTATTCACTGATTCTGCAGTGAGCTGTCCTAAATCATTGACCCTAAGTTTTACCTGTGCGAAATATTGAAGAGGAACACTAAATTCTATATCGTTATGCAAGACAGCCCATTGACAAGGATTTTCCGGAATTTTTAATGATTTTTCCAACCAGGGAATAAAATACCGGTGAAGGCACATAAATACAGAGACCGGATTTCCGGGAAAAGCAAAAATAAGTTTTTTGTCCTCACTTTTACCAAACCAGAAGGGTTTTCCGGGTCTTTGTTTAATTTTGTGAAAGCGTTTTTTTATTCCGAGTTCTTCACATACCGCAGGCAGGTAATCAAATTTTCCCATCGAAACTCCACCACTCATCAGAAGAACATCATATTCATGAATACAGCGGGAAATTTCTTTTCTTATCTCCTCATAATCATCATTGAGGTGGAGACTATCCGCCTGAACTCCATATTTTTGTAAGGCGGAGCTTATCGTGATAGCATTTGAACGCCTTAACTGAAATGGGCCAGGATTCGCCTCAGCACTTACCATTTCGTCTCCGGTGGAAATGATGACTATTTTTGGAAGTCTTTTTACGGATAGGGTAGTTTTGCCAACAGATGCGGCAATTCCAATGATTGCAGGACTAATGACCTGATTGGCTGTGACCAGAATTGCTCCTTCTTTTTGTCTTTACCTTTCACGTGAATATTCTGTCCCTTATTAATATCGGTATTGATTGTCGCAATACCGTTCTGTATTGAAATATCTTCATAACGCACAACCGTATCAACAGAGTGGTCCAAAGCGGCTCCGGTCATAATTTCAATACATTGCCCTTCCGAATCAATAGAAATAGAAGGTTCTCCGGCAGATTGTACGGCCTTAACTGAAAAAGAACGGTGGCCCTTTTCGTAGGCATCATAAAGGATGGCAATTCCGTCTACCGTGGGTCTGTCGAATGGCGGTAAATCACGATCTGCAGAGAGATCTTCTGCCAGGACTCTTCCTAAGGTATTTCCATAAAAGATACTTTCGTTTCCAAAATCCTGTGTTTCGGAAAGGATAAGGTCTTCAGCTTGTTGTACGGTGATCATTTCCATGCTTATCCTCCTATTGTGGCCATAGACTGATGAACAGATGAATTGCCGGAATTCAGTTTCTCAGCTTCCCATCCGTCTTTTGGCTTTTTGTGTATATTGTTGATAATTATATTTTTAAGCTCCTCATCTGTTTTTCCTGAGCGGATTTCATCTTTTAAATTGATACCACCCCCTTCATACAGGCAGTTTCTGAGCAGTCCCGAAGGAGTAATCCTGATCCGGTTACAATCTCCGCAGAAGGAGCGGGTGTAGGCGGCAATGATCCCTATATTTCCTGAGAATCCGGGTATTTTATAATGATATGCCGTTGAGCTTTGCGGATCCTGTATTTTTTCGATTTCCGGGAAGCAACTTTTGATATGACTGTAAATTTGGGGATAATTCCACTTCAGAGATATTTCGGTATCATCACCATTGAAAGGCATTTCTTCAATAAAACGAACATCTACCGGAAGATCTTTCGTAAGCTCAGCCAGAGGAATAATATCTTCAGTATTCTTCCCTTCCATGACCACTGTATTAATTTTTACTTTAATATGGTGTTTTAATAAGCTATCCAGGGTCTTCATGACCTTATCATAGCTTTTTCGGCGGGTAATCCTGAAAAAACGTTCTTCATTCAGTGTATCAAGGCTGAGATTAACCGATTGTATCCCGAATTGTTTGAGTTGAGGGATATATTGCTCAGTAAGCAGCCCGTTGGTTGTTAAACTTAGGTCGGTAAGCCCTTCAAGTTGTGATATTTTTTCAATGAGGCTAATGCAGTTTTTGCGTACAAACGGTTCTCCACCGGTTATTCTGATCTTATCAACCCCAAGCATTGCGAAAACTGAGCATATTCTGAGCATTTCTTCATCGGTCATCAATTCGCGTTGTTTGATCCATGAAAGGCCGCTTTCCGGCATACAGTAGGTACAACGGAGGTTGCAGCGGTCAACGACAGCCAGTCTGAGATAATTAATATGTCTTCCGAATTTATCTGTTAACATAAGGACGGGAAATATGAACCCTATACAAATATACTTATTGTTTTGGCCATAACCCAAAAAACTCAGTACTGAATGATGGTTATGGATGGGATGGTTGTAAGTGACTGATAATGATCGGTTAATCTCTTTTTTTGTAGGTGTTGAATTCATTTTTAGATTATAATTCATGATATTTTGTGTTAAAAGATGATATTCATGTCACGGTTTCGGATATTCATAAGAGGGCGGGACTGTGTATATTTGCAGGCGCTAATTATTTACCGGATATTTCATAAATTGGTATAGAATATAAAGGGCTGTAGTCAAACATATATGATAATAGATAAAACACTGATCAATAAAACCTCAGTAGAAGAGGTATATAATAAAGGAATAGATGTTGTTTTTCAGGATGAGATCAATGCTGAATCACTCAACTTTTTTCCTGACAATTCGTTTACGATCATTTTAATTGATCAATGTGATCATGGGAAGTGTCATACAGGTTTGGGAAAATATGATCTGGAGGATCAGCAGTTATTTATTCATCTTCCCAAAAGAGATTATAAGTGGGATTTACCTCCCCATACAAAAGGAAGAAGGCTGATTATCAAAGACTCTGTATTGAAAACATTTTCTCCTACCCTTAAATTTACTTTTTCTTCCTACAGCAAGTATGAAATGATAAAGCCCGATAAGGAAACTTATTACAGATTTAGCCTGGAATTTAATGCAATCCGGAAAGAAATTCTTGCAGATAATGTTTTTCCGGAGCTTATCAATGCAAGAGTGCGCCTTTTGGCTCTCATTATTAATTTATGGGTAGAACATGCTTACGGGAATAAAGCGTTGAATACACCTGATAACCTTGCTTTTCGTTTTCATATGCTGGTTGACAAAAACTTTAAAACTCAGAAGAATGTAGCTTTTTATGCCAAGGAATTGTGCATTACGCCTAATTATCTTGGTGTGATCTGTAGAAAACAGCATGGCATATCGCCATTGGAATTTATTAAAGAAAGAATTATTCTGGAAGCTAAAAATTTACTCCACAGTTCTGACAAATCCATTAAAGAGATCGCTTTTGAATTGGGATTCCAGAATTTTTCCCATTTCTCTTATCTTTTTAGGGTAAAAACAGGCTGTACTCCAAAAGCCTATCGGAAAAAACTCGAAAATACTGCTAGAGAAGGGGAGTTTTAAATAGAAATTATCGTCCTGAATACGCTTACAGCATTTCCTGTAATTTGAATGATATCAGGCTTACTGTTTTTTATACTGACCTTAACATGGACTTTTCCAACACGGTTAATAGCCTCACCTTGCTCACCTGTAAATTCAAAAGTGTCACCGGATACTTCTATGATTTTATTGTGAATAAGATAACCTCCCAATGGCCCATTGGCATTACCTGTTACAGGATCTTCCGAAATTCCTATTGCCGGAGCAAACATTCTTCCACAGATGAATACGTCTTTATCATCAGAATCAAAAGTAAACACGAAATATCCGTTGCATCCAATTTCCTTACTGAGTTCTATTAAAGAAGCCATGTCCGGGTTAAGTTGGTTTAAAGTCTTTCTGCTTTTGATTCCGATCATAACTTTTGAATGCCCTGTAGAAGCAATTTGCATCGGGCATTTTTCATCCAGGTCATCTGTCGATATTCCCAGTGCCTGTGCAATATTTTGCGTAGTTGACAGGTCAAAAGCTGGGCCCAGAAGAAAACTTCCCTGGGTCATTGTGATTTGGTAATCATTATCCTTTTTGTCAATAGAGATAGGCAAAATGCCAACCTGAGTATTGATCCTGATCGTACAGGAATCCAATTGATCTTCTACCGCCTTTGCATAAAGGGCCCCAATAGTAGCATGCCCGCAGATAGGAACTTCTACAGTGGGAGTAAAATATCGCACGTGATAGTCGAAGTCATTTTCCGGAACATCAGGTGTAAAGATAAATGCCGTTTCCGAATTATTAAGTTCTCTGGCAATAAGCTGCATTTCTTCAGTGGTCAGATTTTCAGCATTTAATACTACTCCTGCAGGGTTTCCTTTGAATTTTTCTTTCGTAAAAGAATCAATCTGATAAACAATTACTTCCTTCATCATAGGGGATTAAGTTCAAAGTAAAGATAGAGATAAATACGGTACGAAATATCCTCTGCAAAGGAAAATATATACTTTAAGATATGAACTTCCGGAAAGAAAAATCAGTTTGCCGCATTTCTATTTCGTTTTTTGATGATGAAAACTGGGCTGCAGTAGCGTAGATAAACATTTGTTGTTCGTAATCATAAATAGCTTCATGCAGAGAAATAAACTTCCCGTCAGTTAAATTGTCAGATAATGTCAAAGCGTCAACCAATCCGATATTGACTCCCTGGCCGGCAAACGGAGGCATCAGATGGGCTGCGTCTCCTATAAGGGTGATAGGCAAGGGGCGATTGTCTTTCCAGGGTGTATTCAAAGGTAATTTTCTTGTTGGTAAACTCCAGAATGATGATGTGGCCCGGAATAAGTCAAGATACAGGTGATGCCAATCGGAAAATTTTTCGCAAAGAAACTCACCTATGCTTTGAGTATCGTGGGCATTGAATCTGTAATCCCCGGAATTTTTAAAAATGATACCATAAGTGAGTGCACCGTTATTATCAGGATTAATGACGATCAGGTTACCCTGATAAGCGGTCATCAACCGGTTACCATTGCATACTTTATAAAATTCCGGACAATCTTTTTCTGGCTCGGGAATATCGCCCTGGATGATAAGGGTTCCGGTATCTTCCACCTGAGTGTCCGTCACGTACTTTCTTATTCCCGACATTCCTCCATTGGCGATGATGATAAGATCTGCGGCAGACTGTGTCCCATTTTCAAAAGACATTATCCATTTTTTGTCATGAACTTCGAGATCAGTACATTTCCGGTCCCAGACAACGGTGTTTTCAGATAAACTGTCCAGAAGCATTTTTCTTAAGGTATTTCTGTTGATTTCAGGATTGTCAAATTGATTTTCGGGAGTGATTTTTTTGGTAAATAAAATGTTAAGGTGTTGGTCGGTAATGGTTGCTCCCATAGGAACTGCCATTTGATAGTAGGTTTCAAGCAGTCCGGCTTGCAGTAAAGCTTTCTGCCCCGAATCTTTATGAAGGTCCAATGTTCCCCCGAAAATTCTCGCGTATTGGTCTTTATCTCTTTCGTAAACGAGAACGTCAGCATTTTGCTGTTGAAGTAATCTGGCCATGGTAAGCCCAACCGGACCTCCTCCGATTATAGCAACTTTTTTATCTTTTAATATCATCGTTGTAGGTTGTTACATGTTGATACAAAATTCTGTGATATTTTAGAAATAAAATAACTATATTGGATATAAAAATAGCTGTAAAAGACTTTATGGAAAAAGATGACCACACCGTTCCGGTAGTTTTAACAGAGTTTGCCAGTTTATTGGGAGCGAAAATAAAACACAGGACATTGGAAATCCCTGCGAAGTTCGGCAATGGTTACTGCTCAGGATTTATTTTTAACAGACACATTCAGATGCTGATCAGTAATTATGAGCTGAAGACGGATATTAGTATTGAAAACAAAGATTTTGATCCAGTCCGTAAGATGTTGTTTTTTAAGTTTCAGAATGTATTCCGCGGTACTGAAAGACTACAGGAGGGAAATTATAGATCAGAACTGCCTTCCGTTTTAATAGGCACCAGCCGGATTAATACCGATGAGGTTATTTCAATTCACAGCAATACGGAAACCATTACTATAGAGATTGATGCAGAATATTTGAGTGGTTTGTTTCCTACCGCAGACCAGTCACCGGTATTGCAAAGCCTTTTGAGAAATACCCAGCCGTTCCTTTTTGAACAATTGATTTATCCTGCACTGCAACATGTGGTAGAGGATATTATTTCAGATGAAACAGAAGAACCTTTCAAACTGTTTTTATTAAGGGTAAAAGCTGAAGAATTGATTTGCAGGTTGTTGATTGAATTGGAAAAACGGGATGAAAAAAAGGTTTATCCATTAAACACGAAGGATATTGAAACTTTGTATAAAGTCAAGGAGAAAATACTTCAACGCCTTGAAGTTCCTCCTGTCATCAGTGATCTGGCATTTGAGTCAGGAATGAGTCCCACAAAGCTGAAACGTTTGTTCAGACAGATTTTTGGCAATAGTATTTTCAGTTATTACCAGGAATTCAGAATGAAGGAAGCTGCCTTTCTGCTGAGGGATAAAAAATATTCTGTTTCAGAGGTAGGATATAGGTTGGGATTTACCAATTTAAGCCACTTTTCAAAGGTCTTTAACGAACACACGGGAATGAAACCTAAACAATACTCAATGATCCAATAAATGAATGTTCTTGATTGGCCACGAATGCACGAATTTTTATTATTTGTTTTTCCGACGTTAATCCACAATCATTTTATTCGTGCATTAGTGGCAATTAAAAAAGAATATTCAGATGATTCTATAAAATATCAGTCCCACTTGTTATTGGTGGAAACAGCATATTTTCCGGCCCCTGTAAAAAAAAAACTTAAGCTTATAAGCATATAGATGACCAAAAGCTCCAGAGCCCAGCCTCCAAAATCGTTAAGTTTAAACAGATTACCGGTCTGGGCCAGAATGGTTGCCGTAAAACAGTTGGCAGCAAAAATCAACCCTGCAAAACGGGTTCTGAAGCCTATGATAAGCATGACCGGAGCTATAATTTCACCGGCGAAAACTCCATAAGCAAAGAATGAAGGAAGACCGTGCATCGTCATCATATTTTCAATAAAGCCAACTCCGTGGATCAATTTATTAATTCCATAAACCGACATGGGAAACCCAATCGCTATTCTGCTTATCAGCATTCCTAAATCAATGTTTTTTTTCATTTCTATTTATTTAAAAGTTGTATTTTACAAATGCCCCGATATTTTCAAGGGTCTTTTTTCCATTATTAAACTGGTCAAAATTGGAAGCAAGTCCGTACATCATTTTATCTTGCTTGATTCCCAACCGTACAAATTGCAAACCTCTCGGGTAGCCGCTATGATCAAGATTTCCTATTGCGAGAACACTGAAGTACCCCTGAAGATTGTCTTTCAGATACGGGGTGTACTCAAATGAAACCGATTGTTCAAGAGAAAATCCTTTTTGGTAGGTGGTTCCTACGGAGTAAGAAAAAGAGTAGGTGGAATGTGTAATTTTATATTGTAGATAAGCGCTAAAGAATGCTCCCGGGTTTTTCATTCCGAAGGCAGCATTGACAATAAACCTCTTGCTAAGATTATAGGCAAGTGTATTTCTTATAAAAAATATATTCTCCTTATCTTTTGTATATTCAGTGTCGAATAGAGTAAGATTGTTCAATTTCAACCGGTCATTCAATTGATAATTGATATGATGCAAATAGGTATAGGAACGGTGTCCTATTACAATATCGGGGGTATAAGAAATTTTTTGTGCAGACAATCCGGATGAGACTGCTGCAAGTGCTGTTATAGCGATGAATTTAGCCTTCATATTTCACTCATTTAAATCTGTGAGCAAAATTATCCAGGCCGGAACGGAATAAACTTAAGATATCTTAAGAAACGTCTGACAGGTGCTTTTTTCTTAAATAACTGAGGTATTCTACCGTAATTCCAAGATAAGAAGCAATCATATATTGTGGAAAGCGTTGTTCAATATTACGATAAGTACTTACAAAAGTTCTGTATTTTGTATAAGCATCGACCCTGGAATGCTCAAAAGTCCTTTCCTGTAAGGTAACATAAGCGTTTTGCATTTTCAGCCTCCAGAATTCGGAGATAGTAGGAACTTCTTTATACAACAATTCAAGATTGTTTTTACTGATTTGTATGATCGTAGTATCTTCATTGGATCTGATAAACATTCTGGAAGGCAATTCGCTGAGATAGCTGTACAAATCATTGACCCACCAGTTTTCTATGCCAAGCTGTGTAATGTTTTCTTTGCCCTTCTCATCTGTATGATATGCAAACAAACTTCCTTGAGCAATGAAACGCATGTGTCTGGACACTTGCCCTTCCCGAAGTAAAAAATCCTTCTTTTTAAGCTGTACTATTTCTAATTTGGAGGTGATAAAATCAATATCAGATTCATGTACATTGACTATTTCTCTGATATGCGTTATGAGCTGTAAAATGATTGTATCCGTATCCATAATGAAAATCTTAAATTCTACTGATGTACCGCAATACACCGTAAATAATGAAGAGACAAATTTAGACAAATATTATGGCTTGAAACCGACTGGTTTTGTAAAAAATATATAGGGTTTTAATAAAAAGTAAACAGATCAAACAGAAATTTTAATTTGTATTTTTGTGATAATCAAAGTGAAAATTATGGCATTAATAAATGATTTAGGTAAAATAATTGCTTTCTTGTTTTTGCTGCTAAGTGTTTTTATGATAACAGCAAAGACCAAAAGAAAATTACCCAATTATTTATTTGCTTCCTTTTTGCTGATCTCTTTAGTAGATCTTTCCGGGTTTTTTCTGAACACCCCTGATCATAAAGTTGTTAAAGCATTCAAGATCTCCAGTATTCTTTTGCAGATGCCTCTGTACTATTTGTATGTTAATGCAGCATGTTATTATAATTTTACACTCAAAAAATATCATATTTTACATGGTATACCATTTTTATTTTTTTTCTGTATCTTCAGTATTACAGGTGTTTCAGACCAAAGTGAACAGGCATTTGATATCATTTCTATTGTTCAGTATTACAGTTATATTATTGCTGTCTTTCTTACATTGAAAAGCTTTAAAAAATTATATCAGGAAAATTATTCCAGCGATTATCACCTTACTTATAGATGGCTTTTGCAAACCACCATTCTTTTTCTGATTGGAAATTTTTTTGTGTTGCTGAGAGGGTTTGTGAAGACC encodes the following:
- a CDS encoding NTP transferase domain-containing protein codes for the protein MISEEHKMIPPLNGLVLAGGKSSRMGTAKDKLNWHGKEQRYFAADLLAPFCNEVFISCRQDQLENFDSHYNALPDTFLNMGPFGGILSALRAQRDKAWLVVACDLPLLDKKSLEFLIQSRDPEKAATTYESPFDGLPEPLITIWEPKSYPLLLNFLGTGNTCPRKVLINSDPLILKPENPDALMNVNTPEEAVKANEILKK
- the moaC gene encoding cyclic pyranopterin monophosphate synthase MoaC is translated as MSEFTHLNKNGQPAIVDIGDKKVTRRKAVAQAIISLPDAVLEALQKDDFTTKKGSVFQIAIIAGIMGAKKTSELIPLCHPIGLDHCNLQIELNENNEIVIECSTNIESKTGVEMEALTGASVAALTIYDMCKALSHDIVIKEIKLIEKSGGKNDFRRA
- the moaA gene encoding GTP 3',8-cyclase MoaA, translating into MLTDKFGRHINYLRLAVVDRCNLRCTYCMPESGLSWIKQRELMTDEEMLRICSVFAMLGVDKIRITGGEPFVRKNCISLIEKISQLEGLTDLSLTTNGLLTEQYIPQLKQFGIQSVNLSLDTLNEERFFRITRRKSYDKVMKTLDSLLKHHIKVKINTVVMEGKNTEDIIPLAELTKDLPVDVRFIEEMPFNGDDTEISLKWNYPQIYSHIKSCFPEIEKIQDPQSSTAYHYKIPGFSGNIGIIAAYTRSFCGDCNRIRITPSGLLRNCLYEGGGINLKDEIRSGKTDEELKNIIINNIHKKPKDGWEAEKLNSGNSSVHQSMATIGG
- a CDS encoding AraC family transcriptional regulator gives rise to the protein MIIDKTLINKTSVEEVYNKGIDVVFQDEINAESLNFFPDNSFTIILIDQCDHGKCHTGLGKYDLEDQQLFIHLPKRDYKWDLPPHTKGRRLIIKDSVLKTFSPTLKFTFSSYSKYEMIKPDKETYYRFSLEFNAIRKEILADNVFPELINARVRLLALIINLWVEHAYGNKALNTPDNLAFRFHMLVDKNFKTQKNVAFYAKELCITPNYLGVICRKQHGISPLEFIKERIILEAKNLLHSSDKSIKEIAFELGFQNFSHFSYLFRVKTGCTPKAYRKKLENTAREGEF
- a CDS encoding PhzF family isomerase, translated to MMKEVIVYQIDSFTKEKFKGNPAGVVLNAENLTTEEMQLIARELNNSETAFIFTPDVPENDFDYHVRYFTPTVEVPICGHATIGALYAKAVEDQLDSCTIRINTQVGILPISIDKKDNDYQITMTQGSFLLGPAFDLSTTQNIAQALGISTDDLDEKCPMQIASTGHSKVMIGIKSRKTLNQLNPDMASLIELSKEIGCNGYFVFTFDSDDKDVFICGRMFAPAIGISEDPVTGNANGPLGGYLIHNKIIEVSGDTFEFTGEQGEAINRVGKVHVKVSIKNSKPDIIQITGNAVSVFRTIISI
- a CDS encoding FAD-dependent monooxygenase encodes the protein MILKDKKVAIIGGGPVGLTMARLLQQQNADVLVYERDKDQYARIFGGTLDLHKDSGQKALLQAGLLETYYQMAVPMGATITDQHLNILFTKKITPENQFDNPEINRNTLRKMLLDSLSENTVVWDRKCTDLEVHDKKWIMSFENGTQSAADLIIIANGGMSGIRKYVTDTQVEDTGTLIIQGDIPEPEKDCPEFYKVCNGNRLMTAYQGNLIVINPDNNGALTYGIIFKNSGDYRFNAHDTQSIGEFLCEKFSDWHHLYLDLFRATSSFWSLPTRKLPLNTPWKDNRPLPITLIGDAAHLMPPFAGQGVNIGLVDALTLSDNLTDGKFISLHEAIYDYEQQMFIYATAAQFSSSKNEIEMRQTDFSFRKFIS
- a CDS encoding helix-turn-helix transcriptional regulator, with the protein product MEKDDHTVPVVLTEFASLLGAKIKHRTLEIPAKFGNGYCSGFIFNRHIQMLISNYELKTDISIENKDFDPVRKMLFFKFQNVFRGTERLQEGNYRSELPSVLIGTSRINTDEVISIHSNTETITIEIDAEYLSGLFPTADQSPVLQSLLRNTQPFLFEQLIYPALQHVVEDIISDETEEPFKLFLLRVKAEELICRLLIELEKRDEKKVYPLNTKDIETLYKVKEKILQRLEVPPVISDLAFESGMSPTKLKRLFRQIFGNSIFSYYQEFRMKEAAFLLRDKKYSVSEVGYRLGFTNLSHFSKVFNEHTGMKPKQYSMIQ
- a CDS encoding DoxX family protein; translation: MKKNIDLGMLISRIAIGFPMSVYGINKLIHGVGFIENMMTMHGLPSFFAYGVFAGEIIAPVMLIIGFRTRFAGLIFAANCFTATILAQTGNLFKLNDFGGWALELLVIYMLISLSFFFTGAGKYAVSTNNKWD
- a CDS encoding Crp/Fnr family transcriptional regulator; the encoded protein is MDTDTIILQLITHIREIVNVHESDIDFITSKLEIVQLKKKDFLLREGQVSRHMRFIAQGSLFAYHTDEKGKENITQLGIENWWVNDLYSYLSELPSRMFIRSNEDTTIIQISKNNLELLYKEVPTISEFWRLKMQNAYVTLQERTFEHSRVDAYTKYRTFVSTYRNIEQRFPQYMIASYLGITVEYLSYLRKKHLSDVS
- a CDS encoding AraC family transcriptional regulator; amino-acid sequence: MALINDLGKIIAFLFLLLSVFMITAKTKRKLPNYLFASFLLISLVDLSGFFLNTPDHKVVKAFKISSILLQMPLYYLYVNAACYYNFTLKKYHILHGIPFLFFFCIFSITGVSDQSEQAFDIISIVQYYSYIIAVFLTLKSFKKLYQENYSSDYHLTYRWLLQTTILFLIGNFFVLLRGFVKTNDPVFIYLYTFSSLFVLFVICWFVMTALYRPNLLAGINKDLVPLKAEREPGEKTEELHILISFMQSEKPYLDDKLTLQKLAEQIKLPEKQLSSLINQQTGKHFFDFINEFRINDAKSLLKSQPQLTVLEILYGVGFNSKSSFYTAFKKETGLTPTDYRKSRI